A part of Citrifermentans bremense genomic DNA contains:
- a CDS encoding WCX domain-containing protein has translation MIAWKSPTRLPKPTLREDNILFSWLLSHGAHAQLLSPRELREELTRLVEDTSRLYQST, from the coding sequence ATCATCGCATGGAAGTCCCCTACCAGGCTTCCCAAACCTACCCTGCGTGAAGATAACATTCTCTTCTCCTGGCTCCTCTCCCACGGCGCCCACGCTCAACTCCTCTCCCCCCGCGAACTGCGCGAGGAACTGACCCGCCTGGTAGAAGATACCTCCCGGCTTTACCAAAGCACGTAG
- a CDS encoding sensor histidine kinase, producing MRKFLEANKNRIVIVTYALLFCMFCFFSLMDLHKRTSDYAYFADKINSFIKNAHDSESEYLSSRMANYVTALAQKKNFAQLLKNGDSEGLKKAADPIFEDFGKRYVPVISVLIYDGTGKLRYHMIHPSMHHDATGLTPNVPKEVFKTKNYTYGYETNVVPLYFCTALPVRDSLSNVVGTIEVGVDLSFFHYNLKWFFKDVKTAIVLDGKLLGNGSDYAFDSGEYVYDYYRKLKANDTKFFNLFIDRINFKQAKNNVEIGDRYYLVSTSQILSNNAGHEVGKYLVAYDLTELRRRHWDYFYVWLLFFAITASVMLCINMVGFRKYERIIMEQSKLLAQRSKQCALGEMLGHIGHQWRQPLYNLSLIVQNIGLQNQFGKLDDALLEKQITQANQNIQYMSNIIDDWRSLLMSGSSRAVIELQESVERAIAMVEPVMEQSRITIENRITSPVHTMGFVNDLVQLTINVLLNARDQLSMVDGERVILICCREEADSLVTVTFQDNGGGIQNQLLKRIFEPYVTTKDKADGTGLGLYLCHQIVENLDQGKVWAENRSFELQGKEHYGACICLQFAKIKSEEL from the coding sequence ATGAGAAAATTTCTCGAAGCCAATAAAAACCGCATAGTCATCGTCACCTATGCCCTGCTCTTTTGCATGTTCTGCTTTTTTTCCCTGATGGATCTGCACAAGAGGACGTCGGACTACGCCTACTTCGCCGACAAGATCAACAGTTTCATCAAGAATGCGCACGACAGTGAATCCGAATACCTCTCCTCGCGGATGGCCAACTACGTGACCGCCCTTGCCCAGAAAAAGAATTTTGCGCAACTTTTGAAAAACGGCGATTCGGAAGGCCTCAAAAAGGCGGCCGATCCTATTTTCGAGGATTTCGGGAAACGTTACGTGCCGGTTATTTCCGTGCTGATCTATGACGGCACCGGAAAGCTCAGGTACCACATGATCCATCCATCCATGCACCACGACGCGACAGGGCTCACGCCGAACGTTCCCAAAGAGGTCTTCAAAACAAAAAACTACACCTACGGGTATGAGACCAACGTGGTTCCCCTTTACTTCTGCACGGCGCTTCCTGTCAGGGACAGCCTCTCGAACGTGGTCGGGACTATCGAAGTCGGTGTGGACCTCTCGTTTTTCCACTACAACCTCAAATGGTTTTTCAAGGATGTAAAGACGGCGATTGTTCTGGACGGCAAGCTCCTGGGAAACGGCAGCGACTACGCCTTTGACTCAGGAGAGTACGTTTATGACTACTACAGAAAGCTCAAGGCCAACGACACCAAGTTTTTCAACCTCTTCATTGACAGAATCAATTTCAAACAGGCGAAAAATAACGTCGAAATCGGCGACAGGTACTACCTGGTAAGCACCTCGCAGATTTTAAGCAACAACGCAGGCCATGAAGTCGGCAAGTACCTCGTCGCCTATGACCTTACCGAGCTGCGGCGTCGTCACTGGGATTATTTCTACGTCTGGCTGCTGTTTTTTGCCATCACAGCTTCGGTCATGCTCTGCATCAACATGGTCGGATTCAGAAAGTACGAGCGGATCATCATGGAACAGAGCAAGCTGCTGGCGCAGCGCTCGAAACAGTGCGCGCTGGGCGAGATGCTTGGACATATCGGCCATCAGTGGCGGCAACCGCTCTACAACCTGTCGCTGATCGTTCAGAATATCGGGCTGCAGAACCAGTTCGGCAAGCTGGACGACGCCCTGCTCGAGAAGCAGATCACCCAGGCAAACCAGAATATTCAGTACATGTCGAACATCATAGACGACTGGCGCTCCTTGCTGATGTCAGGCAGCAGCCGTGCGGTGATCGAGCTCCAGGAGTCTGTGGAGCGGGCCATCGCGATGGTGGAGCCGGTGATGGAACAAAGCCGTATCACCATTGAAAACCGGATCACCTCTCCAGTGCACACCATGGGTTTCGTCAACGACTTGGTGCAGTTGACCATCAACGTGCTTTTGAATGCACGCGATCAGCTCTCCATGGTGGACGGCGAGCGCGTCATACTCATCTGCTGCCGGGAGGAGGCCGATTCGCTGGTGACGGTGACCTTCCAGGACAACGGTGGCGGCATCCAGAACCAACTTTTGAAGCGTATTTTTGAACCCTACGTTACCACCAAGGATAAGGCGGACGGCACCGGGCTCGGCCTCTATCTCTGCCACCAGATCGTCGAAAATCTCGACCAGGGGAAGGTCTGGGCGGAAAACAGGTCTTTTGAGCTGCAGGGCAAAGAGCATTACGGTGCCTGTATCTGTCTGCAATTTGCCAAAATAAAATCGGAGGAACTATGA
- a CDS encoding aryl-sulfate sulfotransferase has protein sequence MNCRKAALVKTGRVARLVLCSAMLGAAVPTMALAIGGASGAHVDYQVQGKLGEVVMNPYDLAPLTAVIKNGGYVLKDVTVRIVPKKDGQEIKYQVANKHLLTHGGIPVFGLYADYVNTVEVEYSKLFNGKWEQAKESYTLYAPPVYSEPNATKTLKAALFSGAEVKKVDKKFGDRLYFVNNFLHKAGKGTRAVWNNPTGGALEWNYYPQNFIVDTKGEVRWYMKVDTIYDLKSIYKAGVMMGFKQNNDGAMSWGFGQRYVKYDILGKEVFNRELPAGYNDFSHSMDNSPNGNYFLRVASSNLKRADGRNVRTVRDVIIEVEPSTGLVKDEWRLFDILDPYRDVNMKVLDQGAVCLNIDASKAGHTMTAEELAKQDASDKFGDIVGVGPGRNWAHVNSVDHDAEDDSIIISSRHQSAVVKIGRDKQVKWILGSPEGWKKEYLGKFLTPVDSKGNKIVCEAGGSKCPGYENDEGGFDWTWTQHTAFKIDSKSKGDVLYLSVFDNGDSRGMEQPALPSMKYSRAVIYKIDQKKMTIEQVWEFGKERGNGWYSPVTSLTEYQTDKDSVFVYSATAGADFDITTGAFKSDPNPYIMEFNYGSKEPAVEIQLKDTTGYQAMPFSVDKAFTK, from the coding sequence ATGAACTGTCGAAAAGCAGCATTGGTGAAAACCGGAAGAGTGGCGCGGCTGGTGTTGTGCTCGGCCATGCTCGGAGCTGCAGTCCCAACCATGGCACTGGCCATAGGCGGCGCGAGCGGCGCACATGTCGACTACCAGGTCCAGGGGAAACTCGGCGAGGTCGTCATGAACCCCTACGACCTAGCCCCCCTGACCGCGGTCATCAAAAACGGCGGCTACGTCCTCAAGGACGTCACGGTACGGATCGTCCCTAAAAAGGACGGGCAGGAAATCAAATATCAGGTCGCCAACAAGCATCTTCTGACCCACGGCGGCATCCCGGTCTTCGGCCTTTACGCGGACTACGTCAACACGGTCGAAGTCGAATACTCGAAGCTCTTCAACGGCAAGTGGGAACAGGCCAAGGAAAGCTATACCCTCTACGCACCCCCGGTGTACTCCGAGCCCAACGCCACCAAGACGCTGAAGGCCGCCCTCTTCTCCGGGGCTGAAGTCAAGAAGGTCGACAAGAAATTCGGCGACCGGCTCTATTTCGTGAACAACTTCCTGCACAAGGCGGGCAAGGGGACTAGGGCAGTCTGGAACAACCCGACCGGCGGCGCCCTCGAATGGAACTACTACCCGCAGAACTTCATCGTCGACACCAAGGGCGAAGTCCGCTGGTACATGAAAGTCGACACCATCTACGACCTGAAGTCGATCTACAAAGCCGGCGTCATGATGGGCTTCAAACAGAACAACGACGGCGCCATGAGCTGGGGCTTCGGCCAGCGCTACGTGAAGTACGACATCCTGGGCAAGGAAGTCTTCAACCGCGAGCTTCCGGCAGGCTACAACGACTTCTCCCACTCCATGGACAACTCCCCCAACGGCAACTACTTCCTCCGCGTGGCGAGCTCCAACCTGAAGCGTGCCGACGGCAGAAACGTCCGCACCGTGCGCGACGTGATCATCGAGGTCGAGCCTAGCACCGGCCTGGTCAAGGACGAGTGGCGCCTCTTCGACATCCTCGACCCGTATCGCGACGTCAACATGAAGGTTCTCGACCAGGGGGCTGTGTGCCTCAACATCGACGCCAGCAAGGCTGGCCACACCATGACCGCCGAGGAGCTCGCCAAGCAGGACGCAAGCGACAAGTTCGGCGACATCGTCGGCGTCGGACCGGGCCGGAACTGGGCGCACGTGAACAGCGTCGACCATGACGCCGAGGACGATTCCATCATCATCAGCTCCCGCCACCAGTCGGCGGTCGTCAAGATCGGCCGGGACAAGCAGGTGAAGTGGATCCTGGGAAGCCCGGAAGGGTGGAAGAAGGAATACCTGGGCAAGTTCCTGACCCCGGTGGACTCCAAAGGTAACAAGATCGTATGTGAGGCCGGCGGCTCCAAGTGCCCCGGTTACGAGAACGACGAGGGTGGTTTCGACTGGACCTGGACGCAGCACACCGCGTTCAAGATCGACAGCAAGTCCAAGGGTGACGTCCTCTACCTGAGCGTCTTCGACAACGGCGACAGCCGCGGCATGGAGCAGCCGGCCCTGCCGAGCATGAAGTACTCGCGCGCCGTCATCTACAAGATCGACCAGAAGAAGATGACCATCGAGCAGGTCTGGGAGTTCGGCAAAGAGCGCGGCAACGGCTGGTACAGCCCGGTTACCTCGCTTACCGAATACCAGACCGACAAGGACTCCGTGTTCGTCTACTCGGCAACGGCCGGCGCAGATTTCGACATCACCACCGGCGCGTTCAAGAGCGACCCGAACCCGTACATCATGGAGTTCAACTATGGTTCCAAAGAGCCTGCGGTTGAGATCCAGCTGAAGGACACGACCGGCTACCAGGCCATGCCGTTCAGCGTGGACAAGGCCTTCACCAAGTAA
- a CDS encoding TlpA disulfide reductase family protein encodes MKRLVRYICACLLTLAALAVSAPGKAQDDASVRIDAPAPDFRLPTLAGEGKSLAQYRGKIVLVNFWASWCPYCREEMPSMDRLVKSFPKGDLVVVAVNVEKRVPERFRKLPFTFVFLSDANGLVQQRYGANRLPDTFIVDRKGVLRQRVTGGIAWDSPQVVSYLKLL; translated from the coding sequence ATGAAAAGATTGGTCCGCTACATCTGTGCCTGCCTTTTGACCTTGGCGGCGCTCGCCGTGTCGGCGCCGGGCAAGGCCCAGGATGACGCCTCCGTCCGGATCGACGCACCGGCCCCTGACTTCAGGCTTCCCACCCTCGCCGGCGAAGGCAAAAGCCTAGCCCAGTACCGCGGCAAGATCGTCCTCGTGAACTTCTGGGCTTCCTGGTGCCCCTACTGCCGCGAGGAGATGCCTTCCATGGACCGGCTGGTCAAGTCCTTCCCCAAGGGGGACCTGGTGGTCGTCGCGGTGAACGTCGAGAAAAGGGTCCCGGAAAGATTTCGCAAGCTCCCCTTCACCTTCGTTTTTCTAAGCGACGCGAACGGATTAGTACAGCAGAGGTACGGGGCAAACCGCCTGCCAGACACCTTCATCGTCGACCGCAAGGGTGTGCTGCGGCAACGGGTGACCGGCGGGATCGCATGGGATTCGCCCCAGGTCGTCAGCTACCTGAAGTTGCTGTAG
- the dsbI gene encoding protein-disulfide oxidoreductase DsbI, translating into MKLSEMIGNFRSDPVGSISQWQDKRFLWIFMAALSLFMVILAHSVFQVWLYMRPCEQCVYIRLAFFAMAFGGIVAAIKPSNPALKIVGYLFAIWGSFKGVLYSIKLDKIHHAAHSEDIFGVQGCSPEPTFPFHLPLDKWSPEWFKPTGDCGYDNPIIPDGAQLSSLQKAITDFYSEGWYLWPPAHFMNMAQCTVITFGVILLFLLVAAVCWIVTLVRKRQSAAHEETSGYTGKLA; encoded by the coding sequence GTGAAACTCTCAGAAATGATCGGCAACTTCAGGTCGGACCCGGTAGGAAGCATCAGCCAATGGCAGGACAAGCGGTTTCTCTGGATCTTCATGGCGGCACTCAGCCTGTTCATGGTCATCCTGGCCCACTCCGTCTTCCAGGTCTGGCTCTACATGAGACCCTGCGAACAGTGCGTCTACATAAGGCTCGCCTTCTTCGCCATGGCCTTCGGCGGCATCGTCGCTGCTATCAAGCCTTCGAACCCGGCCTTGAAGATCGTAGGCTACCTGTTCGCCATCTGGGGAAGCTTCAAAGGTGTCCTCTACAGCATAAAGCTCGACAAGATCCACCACGCCGCCCACAGCGAAGACATCTTCGGCGTGCAGGGATGCTCCCCGGAGCCCACCTTCCCGTTCCACCTGCCGCTGGACAAGTGGTCTCCGGAATGGTTCAAGCCGACGGGCGACTGTGGCTACGACAACCCGATCATCCCCGACGGAGCGCAACTGAGCTCGCTGCAGAAGGCCATCACCGACTTCTATTCCGAAGGGTGGTACCTCTGGCCTCCTGCCCACTTCATGAACATGGCGCAGTGCACCGTCATCACCTTCGGCGTGATCCTCCTGTTCCTGCTGGTGGCGGCAGTCTGCTGGATCGTCACCCTGGTGCGCAAGCGCCAATCCGCGGCACACGAAGAAACTTCCGGCTACACAGGCAAGTTGGCATAA
- a CDS encoding thiol:disulfide interchange protein DsbA/DsbL produces the protein MSFKFLKTIAKSFALVAFFAGTSFAFTEGTDYVKLAKPIPNAQGTLIKVFSYDCPFCYKYDKKITPNLVPKLPKDLTFRPFHLKTKGKYGVQGSELFAVLLLKDQKAGLSDRDLYGPKSLLKKAKMAYYTAYHDKKERWDSGPDAYLKTGLDAVGMTRAEFDKAKTDPKVKALLKEWDASYDVAKVQGVPGFVVNGKYLIMTKSITSIDGMLKLINELKTK, from the coding sequence ATGTCTTTCAAATTTCTCAAAACGATCGCCAAGAGTTTCGCACTGGTAGCTTTCTTTGCAGGCACCAGCTTCGCCTTCACCGAGGGGACCGACTACGTCAAGCTGGCAAAACCGATCCCGAACGCCCAGGGGACCCTGATCAAGGTGTTCAGCTACGACTGCCCCTTCTGCTACAAGTACGACAAAAAGATCACACCAAACCTGGTTCCCAAGCTGCCGAAGGATCTTACCTTCAGACCGTTCCACCTCAAAACAAAGGGGAAATACGGGGTCCAGGGGAGTGAGCTCTTTGCCGTGCTGCTACTCAAGGACCAGAAGGCCGGACTCTCCGACCGCGATCTTTACGGACCGAAATCCCTGCTGAAAAAAGCGAAGATGGCCTACTACACCGCCTACCACGACAAGAAGGAGCGCTGGGATTCGGGCCCCGACGCCTATCTTAAGACCGGCCTCGACGCCGTCGGCATGACCAGGGCCGAGTTCGATAAGGCTAAGACTGACCCCAAAGTCAAGGCGCTGCTGAAGGAGTGGGATGCGTCCTATGACGTAGCCAAGGTCCAGGGCGTTCCCGGGTTCGTCGTCAACGGCAAATACCTCATCATGACCAAGAGCATCACCTCCATCGACGGGATGCTGAAGCTTATCAACGAGCTGAAGACCAAATAA
- a CDS encoding transporter — translation MKLSKRIIPLTLAALCTCAGLSWGADAPAVPQPFGPAISAFGPAGTGFPVGKLGVLLNYQYCETDGIRKGGSEVSDAVKLTKNVGVMKFRYGITEGLDVRTATPIYDVYKKNRATGEGQHLGWIGDTAIALHKVLLKQAKGAPLDLAVDVGLVVPTTDVSSKSVDFVGNGAWGAGGAVGVTYSTGSHRLDQEIHVYTFTEGSHDYRKPMYIRSTTAWGYAVNNYFDMGAESQFDWNDESEKNGVSQNDSKNEWYAGPKVAFKYKPAGFAAGLAAMFPFARSFEANTPSEGFRIELKLSKTFDIM, via the coding sequence ATGAAACTCAGCAAGCGCATCATACCGCTTACCTTAGCGGCACTTTGCACCTGCGCCGGCCTTTCCTGGGGTGCTGACGCCCCTGCCGTTCCTCAGCCCTTCGGGCCTGCCATCTCCGCTTTCGGACCGGCCGGGACGGGATTCCCGGTGGGAAAGCTTGGTGTACTTCTCAATTACCAGTACTGTGAGACGGACGGCATCCGCAAGGGAGGCAGTGAAGTAAGCGATGCGGTCAAACTGACGAAAAACGTCGGCGTGATGAAGTTCCGCTACGGCATCACCGAAGGTCTCGACGTACGCACGGCGACCCCGATCTACGATGTTTACAAAAAAAACCGGGCCACCGGCGAAGGTCAGCATCTGGGCTGGATCGGCGACACGGCCATTGCACTGCACAAGGTGCTCCTTAAACAGGCTAAGGGTGCTCCCCTCGACCTGGCGGTGGACGTCGGCCTGGTGGTGCCCACTACGGATGTCAGCAGCAAAAGCGTCGATTTCGTCGGCAACGGTGCCTGGGGCGCCGGCGGCGCCGTTGGTGTTACCTACTCGACCGGCTCCCACCGCCTTGACCAGGAGATCCACGTGTACACCTTTACCGAAGGGTCTCATGACTACCGCAAGCCGATGTATATCCGGAGCACCACAGCCTGGGGCTACGCCGTGAACAATTACTTCGACATGGGTGCTGAATCGCAGTTCGACTGGAATGACGAGAGTGAGAAAAACGGCGTAAGCCAGAACGATTCGAAGAACGAATGGTATGCCGGGCCTAAGGTGGCATTCAAGTATAAGCCGGCAGGGTTTGCGGCTGGCTTGGCGGCCATGTTCCCCTTTGCCCGCTCGTTCGAGGCAAATACACCTTCGGAAGGCTTCCGGATCGAGTTGAAACTGAGCAAAACCTTCGACATCATGTAA
- a CDS encoding DEAD/DEAH box helicase translates to MKFTELQIPAEVQKGIDETGFTQCTPIQEKALPLALTGKDVAGQAQTGTGKTATFLISIFTKLLSQKKTGGEHHPRALILAPTRELVVQIEKDAQALGKYTGFNIQAIYGGVDYMKQRDALKAGADIVIGTPGRLIDYLKQKVYSLKDIEALVIDEADRMFDMGFIADLRFILRRLPPYDKRQNLLFSATLNTRVMELAYEFMNMPEKVSVTPEQMTAERVEQVLYHVSRKEKFPLLLGLLRKMGMERTMIFVNTKREAEYLQDRLNANEFPCRVISGDVEQRKRMKILADFKEGALPIMIATDVASRGIHIEGVSHVINYDLPQDCEDYVHRIGRTARAGAEGMAISFADEDGAFYIEPIEDFIKQKIPTEWAEDDMFVHDYKRTKPRPRTELKPHGKGGKPGDRGRSGEKGKPAGRSRSASGSSKPAAGEKKVAAEKPEAAATAGEATGAEAAKRKRPRRRKPKQSAEGAQSNQPSQPDQP, encoded by the coding sequence ATGAAATTCACCGAGCTGCAGATACCGGCGGAGGTCCAAAAAGGGATCGACGAAACAGGTTTCACCCAATGTACACCAATCCAGGAAAAGGCACTTCCCCTGGCTCTCACCGGGAAGGACGTCGCAGGGCAGGCACAGACCGGCACCGGCAAGACCGCCACCTTCCTCATCTCCATCTTCACGAAACTCCTCAGCCAGAAAAAAACCGGCGGCGAACACCATCCCAGGGCGCTCATCCTGGCCCCTACCCGTGAACTGGTGGTCCAGATCGAAAAGGACGCCCAGGCCCTCGGCAAATACACCGGCTTCAACATCCAGGCGATCTACGGCGGCGTCGACTACATGAAGCAGCGCGATGCGCTGAAGGCGGGCGCCGACATCGTCATCGGCACCCCGGGGCGCCTCATCGACTACCTGAAACAGAAGGTCTATTCCCTGAAGGACATCGAGGCGCTGGTTATCGACGAGGCGGACCGCATGTTCGACATGGGGTTCATCGCGGACCTCCGCTTCATCCTGAGAAGGCTCCCCCCCTATGACAAGAGGCAGAACCTCCTCTTCTCCGCGACGCTTAACACCCGTGTCATGGAGCTCGCCTACGAGTTCATGAACATGCCGGAGAAGGTCTCCGTCACCCCCGAGCAGATGACCGCCGAGCGCGTGGAGCAGGTGCTCTATCACGTCTCGCGCAAGGAGAAGTTCCCGCTGCTTTTGGGCCTGCTGAGAAAGATGGGAATGGAGCGGACCATGATCTTCGTGAACACGAAGCGTGAAGCCGAATACCTCCAGGACCGTCTGAACGCAAACGAGTTTCCGTGCCGTGTTATCTCGGGAGACGTGGAGCAGAGAAAGCGGATGAAGATCCTGGCCGACTTCAAGGAAGGGGCACTCCCCATCATGATCGCCACCGACGTCGCCTCCCGCGGCATCCACATCGAGGGGGTCTCGCACGTCATCAACTACGACCTGCCCCAGGACTGCGAGGACTACGTGCACCGCATCGGCAGGACCGCCCGCGCCGGCGCCGAAGGGATGGCGATCTCGTTTGCGGACGAGGACGGGGCCTTCTACATCGAGCCCATCGAGGACTTCATCAAGCAGAAGATCCCCACCGAGTGGGCCGAGGACGACATGTTCGTCCACGACTACAAGAGGACAAAGCCGCGCCCCCGCACCGAGTTGAAACCTCACGGCAAGGGGGGCAAGCCCGGCGACAGGGGCAGGTCCGGCGAAAAGGGGAAACCGGCAGGCCGTAGCAGGTCCGCTTCGGGGAGCAGCAAGCCCGCGGCAGGCGAGAAGAAGGTTGCCGCCGAGAAGCCCGAGGCTGCCGCAACGGCAGGAGAAGCAACCGGAGCCGAGGCAGCGAAGCGCAAGAGGCCGCGCCGCCGCAAGCCGAAGCAGAGTGCCGAGGGTGCACAATCCAACCAGCCGAGCCAGCCCGATCAGCCGTGA
- a CDS encoding response regulator — protein MNVAALQDMTVLFVDDEEVAQEQMKLVLSSFCKNTICVGSADHALKVLEEHHPDIVLTDIRMPGLSGIELLTAIKQKDPAVAVVMVSAHSEPDYLLDAFRHKADGYLLKPFNFHELLELLSDIATQKVAAKKETKQGGVKNEFLHKILDTLGGRRAEIIEYVINHLDADNMFYGTYDEVAEALGASKPTVVATFQVMLEKNVLIRIKYGTYRMNMDGSGESR, from the coding sequence ATGAACGTCGCTGCGTTGCAGGATATGACGGTACTCTTTGTCGACGACGAAGAGGTTGCGCAGGAGCAGATGAAGCTGGTATTGAGCAGTTTTTGCAAAAACACCATCTGCGTCGGCAGTGCCGACCATGCCCTGAAAGTACTAGAAGAGCATCACCCCGACATCGTGCTGACCGATATCCGGATGCCCGGGTTGTCGGGCATTGAACTGCTTACGGCAATAAAACAGAAAGATCCGGCAGTCGCCGTCGTCATGGTCTCGGCCCACTCCGAGCCTGACTACCTGCTGGATGCATTTCGTCACAAGGCAGACGGCTACCTTTTGAAACCGTTCAACTTCCACGAGCTGCTCGAGCTCCTCTCGGACATAGCGACCCAGAAGGTAGCCGCAAAGAAGGAAACGAAGCAGGGTGGGGTGAAAAACGAGTTTCTGCACAAGATCCTCGACACCCTGGGGGGCAGGCGGGCCGAGATCATCGAATACGTCATCAACCACCTCGACGCTGACAACATGTTCTATGGCACCTATGACGAGGTGGCCGAGGCGCTCGGCGCCAGCAAGCCTACAGTGGTCGCGACATTTCAGGTAATGCTGGAAAAGAACGTGCTGATTCGGATCAAGTACGGGACGTACCGGATGAACATGGATGGTTCTGGTGAGAGCCGCTGA
- a CDS encoding helix-turn-helix transcriptional regulator gives MTGKGRPAKKYSQAGRVHDVIRLIEARHGISISELAEETGVNKRTIHRDLAAIQEAGYPLISDWQDGEKVYRFLTRFKDVPPISFTLQELMTLSLLRSQLDLLKGTPFLEDMQSVFRKVNSVLPPRLAAHMERIAEVSLPLLQGKRDYSRCAESLQLIRHALLYQQSIVITYHPPNRPEPVEYLVDPYTLLFQKGGIYLLGYAQQRQALRTFAVERIVKVEPRQERFEIPEGFRPGEALGGAFGIVAEPPMDVVIRFSAGIAHAIKDRIWHASQQVKEERDGSLSLTFHAGGKMEILSWLLSYGAHAELISPPDLREELTRMVQDTSRLYQAG, from the coding sequence GTGACCGGCAAGGGACGCCCCGCCAAGAAGTACTCCCAGGCAGGGAGAGTGCATGACGTGATACGCCTTATCGAGGCGCGTCACGGCATCTCGATTTCGGAACTCGCCGAAGAGACCGGCGTCAACAAGCGCACCATACATCGGGACCTCGCCGCCATCCAGGAGGCGGGGTACCCGCTCATCTCCGACTGGCAGGACGGCGAGAAGGTCTACCGCTTCCTGACCCGCTTCAAGGACGTCCCCCCCATCAGCTTCACGCTGCAGGAGCTGATGACCCTTTCCCTGCTCCGCTCCCAGCTCGACCTGCTCAAGGGAACCCCTTTCCTGGAGGACATGCAGAGCGTCTTCCGGAAGGTGAACTCGGTCCTACCGCCGCGGCTCGCCGCGCACATGGAGCGGATAGCGGAGGTCTCCCTGCCGCTATTGCAGGGGAAGAGGGACTACAGCCGCTGCGCCGAATCCCTGCAGTTGATCCGCCACGCCCTTTTGTACCAGCAGAGCATCGTCATCACCTACCACCCCCCCAACCGCCCCGAGCCCGTGGAGTACCTGGTCGACCCGTACACCCTCCTGTTCCAGAAAGGTGGCATCTACCTCCTGGGGTACGCGCAACAGCGCCAGGCGCTGCGCACCTTCGCCGTCGAGCGTATCGTCAAGGTCGAGCCGCGCCAGGAACGCTTCGAGATCCCCGAAGGGTTCCGTCCCGGGGAGGCTTTGGGCGGCGCTTTCGGCATCGTCGCCGAGCCTCCCATGGACGTGGTGATACGTTTTTCCGCCGGCATCGCCCACGCCATCAAGGACCGGATCTGGCACGCGTCCCAGCAGGTAAAGGAAGAGCGGGACGGCTCCCTCTCCCTCACCTTCCATGCCGGCGGGAAGATGGAGATCCTCTCCTGGCTCCTCTCCTACGGCGCCCACGCCGAACTCATCTCCCCCCCCGATCTGCGCGAGGAACTGACCCGCATGGTGCAGGACACCTCCCGACTGTACCAAGCCGGTTAA
- a CDS encoding cytochrome c biogenesis CcdA family protein, protein MTFFGSDLTFWIAFSAGFLSFFSPCVLPLIPSYITYITGLSFGQLQEAHPARKVRLTVLIHSVTFVLGFSAVFIGMGALAGVASSTFQTVMKDGLVWLQRAGGLLIFLFGIHMSGVFHFGVLMGDKRVQIQNKPGGLAGTFLIGIAFAAGWTPCIGPILGAILAMAAGTSGSTAKSMLLLGCYAAGLGIPFIVSGLLFHSFLDFFKRFKSHIRKMEFFTGFLLMGVGILLFFGLFNDLTTFLYRLLPAGD, encoded by the coding sequence ATGACCTTCTTCGGCTCCGACCTAACCTTCTGGATCGCTTTCTCGGCTGGCTTTCTCTCCTTCTTTTCCCCCTGTGTATTGCCGCTGATCCCCTCCTACATCACCTACATAACGGGACTCTCCTTCGGGCAGTTGCAGGAAGCCCATCCGGCCAGGAAGGTGCGCCTGACCGTCCTCATCCACTCGGTCACCTTCGTGCTCGGGTTCTCCGCGGTCTTCATCGGCATGGGGGCTCTTGCCGGGGTCGCCTCCTCCACCTTCCAGACGGTCATGAAAGACGGGCTTGTCTGGCTGCAGCGGGCTGGAGGACTGCTGATCTTCCTCTTCGGGATCCACATGTCAGGAGTTTTCCACTTCGGTGTCCTGATGGGGGATAAACGGGTGCAGATCCAGAACAAGCCGGGAGGGCTCGCTGGGACGTTCCTGATCGGAATCGCCTTTGCCGCCGGCTGGACCCCCTGCATCGGCCCCATACTCGGGGCGATCCTCGCCATGGCGGCCGGCACCTCGGGGTCGACGGCAAAGAGCATGCTGCTGCTGGGCTGTTATGCTGCCGGGCTTGGAATACCTTTCATCGTCTCCGGACTGCTGTTTCACAGTTTTCTCGATTTTTTCAAACGCTTCAAATCGCACATCAGGAAGATGGAGTTCTTTACCGGCTTCCTGCTGATGGGCGTAGGCATACTCCTCTTTTTCGGCTTGTTCAACGACTTGACTACATTCCTCTACCGGCTGCTCCCGGCGGGGGACTGA